The region GGTCTTGACGACCAGCTCCTCGATCTGTTCGGCCGGCATCGCGTCGCGCAGCGGCTTGCCGTTGACGGTGCTCTTCGACGGCACCGGGACCATGGTGTCGCCGTGCGAGCCCAGGGTCAGCGTGCGTACCGACGCCACCGGCACGTTCAGCGCCTCGGCGACGAAGTTGCTGAACCGGGCGGTGTCGAGCATGCCGGCCTGGCCGAGTACCCGGTTCTTCGGGAACTGGGTGGCGAGCTGCGCCAGCGCGGTCATCTCGTCCAGCGGGTTGGAGACGACGATGACGACGGCGTTCGGGGCGTACTTGGCGACGTTCTCGGCGACCTGACGAACGATCTTGGCGTTGGTCTCCAGCAGGTCCATCCGGCTCATGCCGGGCTTGCGCGGCAAGCCAGCGGTGATCACGACGACGTCGGAGCCCTCGATGCTCTCGTAGCCCTCACCGTTGGGGCCGGTGGTAACGCCGACCACCTTGGTCTCGAAGCCCTCGATGGCCCGGGACTGGTTGAGGTCGAGCGCGAGGCCCGCGGGCTTGCCCTCCACGATGTCGGTGATCACTACGGTGTCGAAGACGTCGTACTCGGCCAGGCGCTGTGCGGTGGTAGAGCCGTAGAAGCCAGCCCCGACGACAGTGACCTTCTTACCCATGGTCGTCCCACTCCCTGATACCAGTCGGTTTTCCGGACCGTATCAGTCATCCTGGCACCGATCAGGCCAGGGGCGGCGGGCATCCCCGGGATGGGGCGAACGTCACCGGTGTCTCCGGCGCACGGTTCAGCCGCGCTCCGCGCGCTCCACCACGTTGGTGAGCAGCATGGCCCGGGTCATCGGCCCGACTCCGCCGGGCATGGGGACCAGCGCGCCGGCCGTCTCGGCCACCTCCGGGTCCACGTCGCCGGTGTAACGGCCCTTGCCGTCCGCCCCGATCACCCGCGTGATGCCGACGTCCACCACGACCGCGCCCGGGTTGATCATGTCGGCGGTGAGCAGGCCCGGTACGCCGGCCGCGACGATGACGATGTCGGCGGCACGGGTGTGCGAGGCGAGGTCGAGGGTGCCGGTGTGGCACAGGGTGACCGTGGCGTTTTCGGAACGCCGGGTGAGCAGCAGGCCGAGCGGTCGGCCGACGGTGTTACCCCGGCCGACGACAGCGACGGTGGCACCGCGCAGCGCCACGTCGTGACGGCGGAGCAGTTCGACGATGCCGCGCGGGGTGCAGGGCAGCGGGCCGTCGTAGCCGAGGACGAGCCGGCCCAGGTTGACCGGGTGCAGGCCGTCGGCGTCCTTGTCCGGGTCGATCAGCTCCAGCACGCGCTGGGTGTCGAGGTGGGCGGGCAGCGGCAGCTGGACGATGTAGCCGTGGCACGCCGGGTCGGCGTTCAGTTCGGCCACCACGTCGTCGACCTGCTGCTGGGTGGCGTCGGCCGGCAACTCCCGGCGGATCGAGGCGATGCCCACCTCGGCGCAGTCGCGGTGCTTGCCGTTGACGTACGCCTGACTGCCCGGGTCCGTCCCGACCAGGACCGTGCCCAGCCCGGGGGTGATGCCGCGTTCCGCGAGTGCCTTCACCCGGATTCGCAGCTCGTCCTTGATCTCAGCTGCGGTTGCCTTGCCGTCCAGAAGCGTCGCCGTCACGACCAGATCGTCTCACGACCGCCGCCCGCGGTTCCGACGACCTCGATCGGGCGACCCGTCGTCGACTCGATCAACACCGCCACCCGTGACCATCAGTGACGTGTTGCTAGTCACTCTGAGTGAACAATTGTTCATTCGGTCACCATCGAAACAGGCAGACCGATGGCCGCCGACAGGGACCGGACGGACGACACGACGAGTGCCAGTTTGATCCAGACCGTCGCATCAGACCCCGAAGACAACAGCATATTCGCAGGCAGACGACGTTTCGCATGATTTGGGCTAGCAGGCCGACACCAGGTCGACAAGGGGCTCGACCCCAGCCGTTACCCACCCGCAACCGCGGCGTTGTCGAAGCCTCGCCGCCGACCTACCGTTACCGCTTGTTGCGCAGCGTAAACCCAGCGTCGGGCCTGACTGCGCAGCGTGAGGAGATGAGGAGGCTCAATGCGAGTTCGTAGACTCGCCGCCTGGACCGCCCTCCCGCTCGCGGTGACGCTGGGCCTCGCGGCCTGCGGCAGCGGCGGAGACGGTGGATCCGGTGGCAGCGACGGTTCGGCGGTCAGCATCCAGATCGGCGAGCCGAAGCACCTGGTTCCCACCAACACCACCGAGACGTCCGGCGCACAGGTGCTCACCGGCCTGTTCAGCCCGCTCGTCGACTACGACGCCCAGAACAAGCCGTACGAGGTCGCCGCGCAGTCGATCACCTCGTCCGACAACAAGGTCTGGACGATCAAGCTCAAGGACGGCTACACCTTCCACAACGGCGAGAAGGTCACGTCCGAGGACTACATCAACGCCTGGAACTACGGCGCGTACGCCCCCAACGGTCAGGACAGCAACTACTTCTTCGAGAAGATCGCTGGCTACACGGACCTGCAGGGCAAGGAGCCGAAGGCCAAGGAGATGTCCGGCCTGAAGAAGGTCGACGACCTCACCTTCAGCGTGACGCTGGCCGACCCGTACATCGACTTCCGGACGATGCTCGGCTACACCGCCTTCTACCCGATGCCGGACGCCGCGTTCTCGGCTCCGGGCGTGCTCAAGGACTCCTACGAGCAGGCGCCGATCGGGCAGGGCCCCTTCAAGATGAAGGGCACCTGGCAGCACGACAGCAAGATCGATGTCGAGCGCTACGACGCGTACCCGGGTGAGAAGCCCAAGGTGAAGAACGTCGAGTTCCGGATCTACCAGCAGCTCACCGCGGCCTACGCGGACGTCCTGGCGGACAACCTGGACGTGCTGCCCACGATCCCGACCGAGAGCCTGAGCACCGCGCCGAGCGACCTGGGCGACCGGTACCAGACCAGCCCGATGTCGTCGTTCCAGTTCCTGGCGTTCCCGACGTTCGACAAGGACTACAGCAACCCGGACGTCCGTAAGGCCATCTCGATGGCGATCGACCGTGACGAGATCACCAAGTCGGTCTTCAAGGGCTCGCAGACGCCGGCGCGCTCCTTCGTCTCGCCGGTCCTGCCGGGCTACCGGGAGAACACCGCGGGCACGGCCGCCGAGTTCAACCCGACCGAGGCCAAGAAGCTCTACCAGGCCGCCGGTGGCCCGTCGAAGATCGTCATCTCCTACAACGGCGACGGCGGTCACAAGGACTGGGTCGACGCCACGGTCAACCAGCTCAAGGCCAACCTGGGTGTCGACGCCGTCGGTTCGGCCGAGCCGAAGTTCGCCGACCTGCTCACCAAGGTCGAGAAGAAGCAGCCGGTGGGTGCCTTCCGGATGGGTTGGGTCATGGACTACCCGACCATGGAGGACTACCTCGGCCCGCTGTACAGCACGAACGGCTCGTCGAACTACTACGGCTACAGCAGCCCGGAGTTCGACAGGCTGGTCAAGGAGGGTTCCGCCGCCAAGACGCAGGACGAGGCGATCGCCAAGTACCAGCAGGCGGAGGACATCCTGGCCAAGGACATGCCGGTGATCCCGCTCCGCTTCGGCGAGAACGTGTTCGGCCACTCGTCCAAGGTCAAGAACGTGGAGATGGACCTGTTCCAGCGGGTCAACCTCGTCAAGATCGAAGCGGCCAGCTGAGCTGACCATGGTGCGGGCCACCCGGGCGACGATGCCCGGGTGGCCCGGACCGCACCACCGGGGGCCGGGCCGCAACAGCGGGCCCGGCCCGACCCGGTGGCGCCGGCATCCCCGGGCCGGACGGCACGTCTCCGATATTTCGGGTACGACCAGAGATGCCGTCCTGCGACCCTTTCGCACATTTCCGGAGAGACTGCTAAGCATGTTCCGCTACATCTTGCGGCGCCTACTGCAGATGGTCCTGGCGTTCTTCGGGACCACCCTGATCGTCTACGCGCTGACATTCGCCGGGCAGGGTGACCCGATCCAGGCGCTCGCCGGTGAGCGGCCGGTGACGCCAGCCCAACGGGCCTACCTGACCGAGAAGTACCACCTGGACGCCACCGGCGTCGGTGGCTTCTTCTACCGCTACTTCGACTACGTGAAGAACCTGCTCCAGGGCAACCTGGGCGAGTCACTCACCGGTCGGAACATCGGCGACATTCTCCAGCAGGCCTGGCCGGTCACCGTACGGCTCGCGCTCATCGCGCTCGCCGTGGCGATCATCTTCGGGGTCAGTGCCGGAGTGATCGCCGGCATTCGCCGGGCCGGCATCTTCGACAACTCGACGCTGGTGCTGACCCTGTTGGTGCTGGGCATCCCGACCATCGTGCTGGCGCCGCTGGCGCAGTTCTTCCTAGGCGTCAAGTGGCAGCTCTTCCCGCCCACGGCCGGCTCCGACCCGTCGTTCTACGCGCTCCTGCTGCCAGGCATCGTGCTCGGCTCGCTGTCGCTGGCCACCGCGCTGCGGCTCACCCGCGCCTCGGTGGCGGAGAACCTGCGTGCGGACTACGTCCGGACCGCCCGGTCGAAGGGCCTGGTCAAGCGCCGCATCGTCATCGTCCACGTACTGCGCAACTCCCTCATCCCGGTCATCACCTTCCTCGGTGTGGAGCTGGGCAACCTGATGAGCGGCGCGATCATCACCGAGGGCGTCTTCAACATCCCCGGCGTGGGCTTCAACCTGTTCCGCGGCATCCGCACCGAGGACGGCCCCCTGGTGGTGGGCATCGTCAGTGTGCTCGTCGTGGTCTACCTGGTCTCGAACCTGGTGGTGGACGTCCTGTACGCCGTACTCGACCCGAGGATCCGCTATGAGTGAGCGCAGCGAACGAATCATCAGCGCAGCGTGCCTGGCCCCTCATGCCGGCGCCGAGCGCAGCGAGGTGCGGGCATGAGCGACTTCGAAACCGTGGCCTCCAGCGAGAACCAGGCCGCGCGGCGTGGCCCCTCGGGCGAGCCGGGAACACCAAACCAGGTCGGTACGCCGAACAAGCCCCGCAGCCTGGCCGGAGACGCCTGGCGCGACCTGCGCCGCAACCCGATCTTCTGGATCTCGCTGACGCTGGTGGTCATCTTCACCCTGATGGCGCTGCTCCCCGGGGTGTTCACCGCCAACAACCCGAACGACTGCCTGCTGTCCCGGCAGCACGCCGGGCCGTCCGGCGGGGCCATCTTCGGGTACGACTTCCAGGGGTGCGACACCTACTCCCGGGCGGTCTACGGCACCCGGGCCTCGCTGCTGGTCGGCGCGCTCGCGGCGCTCGGCACCGGGATCATCGCCCTGGTGATCGGCATGCTGGCCGGTTACTTCGGCCGGTGGGTCGACGCGGTGCTCTCCCGGGTGATCGACGTGGTGCTCGGCATTCCGCTGCTGCTGGCCGCGATCGTGCTGCTCAAGCGGGTGTCCAGCGACAGCCAGTGGGCGCGGATCGGTGCGGTCGTCTTCGTGCTGGCCCTCCTCGGCTGGACCACCGCCGCCCGGGTGGTCCGCTCCTCGGTGATCACCGCCAAGGAGCAGGACTACGTCGCCGCGGCGCGGATGCTCGGCGCCGGCAACAGCCGGATCATGTGGCGGCACATCCTGCCGAACTCGCTGGCCCCGGTCATCGTCGTGCTGACCATCGCGCTCGGCTCGTTCATCGCGGCCGAGGCGACGCTCTCCTTCCTGGGCATCGGCCTGAAGGCGCCGACCATCTCGTGGGGGCAGGACATCGACACCGGCCGGATCCACATGCGGGAGGCGGCCACGCCGTTGATCGTCCCGTCGGCGTTCCTCGCGCTGACCGTGCTGGCGTTCATCATGCTCGGCGACGCGATCCGTGACGCCTTCGACCCGAAGCTGCGGTGAGCATGCGAGCGCGAGGAGTGAGCGCGGCAGGCCCCGCAGTCGCGAGCGAAAGGCAGGCACCGTCATGACCGTTCAACCCACACCCGCCTCCGCCACGCCCGAGGGCGGCCACCTGCTCGAGTTGCGGGACCTGCACGTCGAGTTCCGCACCAACGAGGGTGTGGCCCGCGTGATCAACGGCGTGTCGTACCACCTGGACGCCGGCGAGACACTTGCCGTGCTCGGCGAGTCGGGCTCGGGCAAGTCGGTCACCGCCCAGGCGATCATGGGCATCCTGGACACCCCGCCCGCGTTCGTCCGCTCCGGCCAGATCCTCTACCGGGGTCAGGACCTGCTCACCAGCTCCGAGGAGCAGCGTCGACAGGTACGCGGCAAGGAGATCGCGATGATCTTCCAGGACGCACTCTCCGCCCTGAACCCGGTGTTCCCGGTCGGCTGGCAGATCGGTGAGACGTTGCGTCAACGCGGGGGCATGTCCCGGGCCGACGCCCGGCGGCGCGCCATCGAGTTGATGGACCTGGTCAAGATCCCGGGCGCCGCCAAGCGCATCGGCGACTACCCGCACCAGTTCTCCGGCGGCATGCGGCAGCGCGTCATGATCGCCATGGCGCTGGCGCTGGACCCGAAGGTGTTGATCGCCGACGAGCCCACCACGGCCCTCGACGTGACCGTCCAGGCCCAGATCATGGACCTGCTCGCCGACCTGCGCCGCGAACTCAACATGGCGATGATCCTGATCACCCACGACCTGGGAGTGGTCGCCGGTGTCGCGGACCGGATCGCCGTCATGTACGCCGGTCGGATCGTCGAGCACGCGGACGTCCGCTCGCTCTACAAGGCGCCCGCCCACCCGTACACCAAGGGGTTGTTGGAGTCGATCCCGCGCCTGGACGTCCGTGGCGAGGAGCTGTCGACGATCAAGGGGTTGCCGCCGAACCTGATGCGCATCCCGTCCGGCTGCCCGTTCCACCCCCGGTGCCCGTACGTCCAGCAGGTCTGCGTGGACGTCGTACCGCACGACCTGGTCCTCGGCGACGGCCGGACCAGCGCTTGCCACTTCGCGCAGGAGGTCCGTGATGACAGCGTCGCCCGCTAACCCCACCAAGGTCCGCGGCGAGGCCATCCTCTCCGTCGACAACCTGGTGAAGCACTTCCCGATCACCCAGGGCGTGCTGTTCCAGCGGCAGGTCGGCGCGGTCAAGGCCGTCGACGGGGTGAGCTTCGAGCTGCGTCGGGGAGAGACGCTCGGTGTCGTCGGCGAGTCCGGCTGCGGCAAGTCCACCCTCGCCCGGCTGCTGATGCGGCTGGAGACGCCCACCTCGGGAAGCGCGACCCTGGAGGGCCGGGACCTGTTCAAGGCCTCCGGTGGTGAACTGCGCCGGGTGCGCCGCAACATGCAGATGGTGATGCAGGACCCGTACACCTCGCTCAACCCGCGGATGACCGTCGGCGACATCATCGGCGAGCCGTTCGAGATCCACCCGGATGCCGCGCCCAAGGGCAGCAAGCAGCGGCGTGTCCAGGAACTGTTGGACCTGGTCGGGCTCAACCCGGAGCACATCAACAGGTACCCGCACCAGTTCTCCGGCGGCCAGCGTCAGCGCATTGGCATCGCCCGGGCGCTCGCGCTCCGGCCCGACGTGATCGTCTGCGACGAGCCGGTGTCGGCGCTCGACGTCTCCATCCAGGCCCAGGTGATCAACCTGCTCAAGCAGTTGCAGGACGAGCTGGGACTGTCGTACATCTTCATCGCCCACGACTTGTCCGTGGTGCGGCACATCGCCGACCGGGTCGCGGTGATGTACCTCGGTCGGATCGTGGAGATCGGCACCGAGGACGAGATCTACGAGCGGGCCACCCACCCGTACACCCAGGCTCTGCTCTCCGCCGTGCCGGTGCCCGACCCGGAGGCCCGCGACCAGCGCACCATGATCCGGCTGGTCGGCGACGTGCCCAGCCCGGCCGACCCGCCGAGCGGGTGCCACTTCCGCACCCGCTGCTGGAAGGCCCAGGACATCTGCGCCAAGGAAGATCCGCAAGCGGTCCCGAGGGCGGCCGACCCGCACCCGTCCGCCTGCCACTTCGCCGAACTCCACCCCACACCCTGACCCGTCCGCCTCACACGTCGATCATGGAGTTGTGGTGGCCGATTTATCGACCGATACCCCTTTTGCGGGGCACCACAACTCCATGATCGACCGGGGCGGGGGGCGGGGGCGGGGGGTTAGTGGAAGAAGTGGCGGGTTCCGGTTAGGTACATCGTCACGTTGGCCTTCTTGGCCGCTTCGATGACTTCTTCGTCGCGGATCGAGCCGCCCGGCTGGACGATGGCGCGGACGCCGGCGTCGATGAGGATCTGCGGGCCGTCGGCGAACGGGAAGAACGCGTCCGAGGCCGCCACCGAACCGCGGGCCCGGTCGGGGCCGGCGCGGTTCACCGCGAGCTGCGCGGAGTCCACCCGGTTGACCTGACCCATGCCGACGCCGACGGTGGCGCCGTCCTTGGCCAGCAGGATCGCGTTGCTCTTCACCGCGCGGACCGCCCGCCAGGCGAACGCGAGATCGCGCAGCAACTCCTCGTCGGCGGCCTCGCCGGTGGCCAACCGCCAGTTGGCCGGGTCGTCGCCGGAGGCGTTCACCCGGTCGGCGACCTGGGACAGCACGCCACCGGTCACCTGCCGCCACTCGACAGTCGCCGGGGTCCAAACCGGCGCGCGCAGCAGCCGGATGTTCTTCTTGGCCTGCAACACCTCGACCGCGCCCTCGTCGAACCCGGGGGCGACCACCACCTCGGTGAAGATGTCGGCGACCTGCCGGGCCAGTTCGACCGAGACCGGCCGGTTGACCGCGATGACGCCGCCGAACGCCGACACCGGGTCGCAGGCGTGCGCCCTGCGGTGCGCCTCGGCCACGTCCACGCCCACCGCGATGCCGCACGGGTTGGCGTGCTTGATGATCGCCACGGCCGGCTGGTCGGCGAAGTCGTTCGCGGCCCGCCAGGCGGCGTCGGCGTCGACGTAGTTGTTGTACGACATCTCCTTGCCGTGCAACTGCTCGGCCTGGGCCAGCCCCGCCGGGGCGTCCGGGTCGGTGTAGAGCCCCGCCGGCTGGTGCGGGTTCTCGCCGTAACGCAGCGCTGTCGACTTGCGCAGCGCCAGCCCCGCGAACTGCGGCCACCCGTCGTCGGCGGGCGCCAGCTCCTGGGCGCACCACTGGGCCACCGCGACGTCGTACTCGGCGATGTCGGCGAACGCCCGGGCGGCCAGCGCGCGGCGCTGGGCCAGGGTGAAGCCTCCCTCGGCGAGCGCGCCGAGCAGCGCCGGGTAAGCGGCCGGGTCGGTGAGCACGGCGACCGAGGCGTGGTTCTTGGCGGCGGCGCGCACCATGGCCGGGCCACCGATGTCGATCTGCTCCACGCACTCCTCGACTCCGGCGCCGGAGGCGACGGTCGCCTGGAACGGGTAGAGGTTGGAGACCAGCAGGT is a window of Micromonospora sp. WMMD961 DNA encoding:
- a CDS encoding ABC transporter permease, with product MSDFETVASSENQAARRGPSGEPGTPNQVGTPNKPRSLAGDAWRDLRRNPIFWISLTLVVIFTLMALLPGVFTANNPNDCLLSRQHAGPSGGAIFGYDFQGCDTYSRAVYGTRASLLVGALAALGTGIIALVIGMLAGYFGRWVDAVLSRVIDVVLGIPLLLAAIVLLKRVSSDSQWARIGAVVFVLALLGWTTAARVVRSSVITAKEQDYVAAARMLGAGNSRIMWRHILPNSLAPVIVVLTIALGSFIAAEATLSFLGIGLKAPTISWGQDIDTGRIHMREAATPLIVPSAFLALTVLAFIMLGDAIRDAFDPKLR
- a CDS encoding malate dehydrogenase, whose amino-acid sequence is MGKKVTVVGAGFYGSTTAQRLAEYDVFDTVVITDIVEGKPAGLALDLNQSRAIEGFETKVVGVTTGPNGEGYESIEGSDVVVITAGLPRKPGMSRMDLLETNAKIVRQVAENVAKYAPNAVVIVVSNPLDEMTALAQLATQFPKNRVLGQAGMLDTARFSNFVAEALNVPVASVRTLTLGSHGDTMVPVPSKSTVNGKPLRDAMPAEQIEELVVKTRNGGAEVVALLKTGSAYYAPSAAAARMAKAVAEDSGEVMPVCAWVDGEYGISGVYLGVEAEIGAEGVKRVVETDLDADERASLLEAAEAVRAKQGDISSM
- a CDS encoding ABC transporter ATP-binding protein gives rise to the protein MTVQPTPASATPEGGHLLELRDLHVEFRTNEGVARVINGVSYHLDAGETLAVLGESGSGKSVTAQAIMGILDTPPAFVRSGQILYRGQDLLTSSEEQRRQVRGKEIAMIFQDALSALNPVFPVGWQIGETLRQRGGMSRADARRRAIELMDLVKIPGAAKRIGDYPHQFSGGMRQRVMIAMALALDPKVLIADEPTTALDVTVQAQIMDLLADLRRELNMAMILITHDLGVVAGVADRIAVMYAGRIVEHADVRSLYKAPAHPYTKGLLESIPRLDVRGEELSTIKGLPPNLMRIPSGCPFHPRCPYVQQVCVDVVPHDLVLGDGRTSACHFAQEVRDDSVAR
- a CDS encoding ABC transporter permease; protein product: MFRYILRRLLQMVLAFFGTTLIVYALTFAGQGDPIQALAGERPVTPAQRAYLTEKYHLDATGVGGFFYRYFDYVKNLLQGNLGESLTGRNIGDILQQAWPVTVRLALIALAVAIIFGVSAGVIAGIRRAGIFDNSTLVLTLLVLGIPTIVLAPLAQFFLGVKWQLFPPTAGSDPSFYALLLPGIVLGSLSLATALRLTRASVAENLRADYVRTARSKGLVKRRIVIVHVLRNSLIPVITFLGVELGNLMSGAIITEGVFNIPGVGFNLFRGIRTEDGPLVVGIVSVLVVVYLVSNLVVDVLYAVLDPRIRYE
- a CDS encoding bifunctional methylenetetrahydrofolate dehydrogenase/methenyltetrahydrofolate cyclohydrolase yields the protein MTATLLDGKATAAEIKDELRIRVKALAERGITPGLGTVLVGTDPGSQAYVNGKHRDCAEVGIASIRRELPADATQQQVDDVVAELNADPACHGYIVQLPLPAHLDTQRVLELIDPDKDADGLHPVNLGRLVLGYDGPLPCTPRGIVELLRRHDVALRGATVAVVGRGNTVGRPLGLLLTRRSENATVTLCHTGTLDLASHTRAADIVIVAAGVPGLLTADMINPGAVVVDVGITRVIGADGKGRYTGDVDPEVAETAGALVPMPGGVGPMTRAMLLTNVVERAERG
- a CDS encoding dipeptide ABC transporter ATP-binding protein, which encodes MTASPANPTKVRGEAILSVDNLVKHFPITQGVLFQRQVGAVKAVDGVSFELRRGETLGVVGESGCGKSTLARLLMRLETPTSGSATLEGRDLFKASGGELRRVRRNMQMVMQDPYTSLNPRMTVGDIIGEPFEIHPDAAPKGSKQRRVQELLDLVGLNPEHINRYPHQFSGGQRQRIGIARALALRPDVIVCDEPVSALDVSIQAQVINLLKQLQDELGLSYIFIAHDLSVVRHIADRVAVMYLGRIVEIGTEDEIYERATHPYTQALLSAVPVPDPEARDQRTMIRLVGDVPSPADPPSGCHFRTRCWKAQDICAKEDPQAVPRAADPHPSACHFAELHPTP
- a CDS encoding ABC transporter substrate-binding protein, giving the protein MRVRRLAAWTALPLAVTLGLAACGSGGDGGSGGSDGSAVSIQIGEPKHLVPTNTTETSGAQVLTGLFSPLVDYDAQNKPYEVAAQSITSSDNKVWTIKLKDGYTFHNGEKVTSEDYINAWNYGAYAPNGQDSNYFFEKIAGYTDLQGKEPKAKEMSGLKKVDDLTFSVTLADPYIDFRTMLGYTAFYPMPDAAFSAPGVLKDSYEQAPIGQGPFKMKGTWQHDSKIDVERYDAYPGEKPKVKNVEFRIYQQLTAAYADVLADNLDVLPTIPTESLSTAPSDLGDRYQTSPMSSFQFLAFPTFDKDYSNPDVRKAISMAIDRDEITKSVFKGSQTPARSFVSPVLPGYRENTAGTAAEFNPTEAKKLYQAAGGPSKIVISYNGDGGHKDWVDATVNQLKANLGVDAVGSAEPKFADLLTKVEKKQPVGAFRMGWVMDYPTMEDYLGPLYSTNGSSNYYGYSSPEFDRLVKEGSAAKTQDEAIAKYQQAEDILAKDMPVIPLRFGENVFGHSSKVKNVEMDLFQRVNLVKIEAAS
- the purH gene encoding bifunctional phosphoribosylaminoimidazolecarboxamide formyltransferase/IMP cyclohydrolase; amino-acid sequence: MSPTQDGRRPIRRALVSVYDKTGLADLAQALHAAGVEIVSTGSTAGTIAAAGVPVTAVETVTGFPEVLDGRVKTLHPKVHAGLLADLRKDTHVAQLDELGVAAFDLLVSNLYPFQATVASGAGVEECVEQIDIGGPAMVRAAAKNHASVAVLTDPAAYPALLGALAEGGFTLAQRRALAARAFADIAEYDVAVAQWCAQELAPADDGWPQFAGLALRKSTALRYGENPHQPAGLYTDPDAPAGLAQAEQLHGKEMSYNNYVDADAAWRAANDFADQPAVAIIKHANPCGIAVGVDVAEAHRRAHACDPVSAFGGVIAVNRPVSVELARQVADIFTEVVVAPGFDEGAVEVLQAKKNIRLLRAPVWTPATVEWRQVTGGVLSQVADRVNASGDDPANWRLATGEAADEELLRDLAFAWRAVRAVKSNAILLAKDGATVGVGMGQVNRVDSAQLAVNRAGPDRARGSVAASDAFFPFADGPQILIDAGVRAIVQPGGSIRDEEVIEAAKKANVTMYLTGTRHFFH